One Thermofilum sp. genomic window carries:
- a CDS encoding M42 family metallopeptidase — MIEYKVDDLRLEVLREIVEVPAPSGFEEPVLNLIKERYGRFAHEVKRDNLGSLVLVRRGKSEKPKVLVAGHVDEVGFVVTGITSEGYVNFTPLGGWFDQVLLAQRVVIRTKNGLVPGVIASKPPHLLTPEERQKVVQISQMFIDVGASSKEEVEKLGVRIGDPIAPWSPFTRTAFADRVMAKAFDDRIGAFIAMEVLRLLAESGIEHPNTYYAAATVQEEVGLRGAETVGWVVDHDIAIVTEVDIAGDVPGIKPHEAPAKLGKGPSIVVYDRSMIPNQKLKDFVIQVAEEAKIPYQLSAVTGGTDAGRLHLYRGGRPSIVIGVPTRHIHSHVSVLSLSDVENAVKLVVELVKRLDEETVRSFTSV; from the coding sequence ATGATAGAGTACAAAGTTGACGACTTGAGGCTTGAAGTGTTGAGAGAGATCGTAGAGGTTCCTGCGCCTTCAGGTTTCGAGGAGCCTGTTCTCAACCTCATTAAGGAGCGTTATGGCAGGTTTGCACACGAGGTGAAGCGCGACAACCTGGGCTCTCTTGTTCTAGTGCGCCGCGGCAAGTCGGAGAAACCCAAAGTGCTCGTCGCCGGCCACGTGGACGAGGTCGGCTTCGTGGTCACAGGTATCACCAGCGAGGGGTACGTTAACTTCACGCCTTTAGGCGGCTGGTTCGACCAGGTTCTTCTCGCGCAGAGAGTTGTTATACGGACGAAGAACGGCTTAGTGCCCGGGGTTATCGCGAGCAAGCCACCCCACCTGCTCACCCCCGAGGAGAGGCAGAAGGTCGTCCAGATCAGCCAGATGTTCATCGACGTGGGGGCATCGAGCAAGGAGGAGGTGGAGAAGCTTGGCGTGAGGATCGGCGACCCGATCGCGCCGTGGTCTCCCTTCACGCGGACAGCTTTCGCTGACAGAGTGATGGCCAAGGCGTTCGACGACAGGATTGGAGCTTTCATCGCCATGGAGGTTCTGAGGCTTCTCGCCGAGAGCGGTATCGAGCACCCGAACACGTACTACGCTGCTGCCACCGTCCAGGAGGAGGTCGGGCTCCGCGGCGCGGAGACCGTGGGGTGGGTGGTGGACCACGATATTGCTATCGTTACGGAAGTGGACATAGCGGGCGACGTCCCCGGCATTAAGCCTCACGAGGCGCCTGCTAAGCTCGGCAAGGGGCCTTCCATCGTCGTCTACGACAGGTCAATGATCCCCAACCAGAAGCTGAAAGATTTCGTCATCCAGGTCGCCGAGGAGGCTAAGATCCCCTACCAGCTCTCAGCTGTGACAGGGGGGACGGACGCCGGGAGGCTGCACCTCTACCGCGGCGGCCGGCCGAGCATCGTGATCGGCGTGCCCACTAGGCACATACATAGCCACGTGAGCGTTCTCAGCTTATCTGACGTGGAGAACGCCGTGAAGCTCGTAGTGGAGCTGGTAAAGAGGCTCGATGAGGAAACTGTGCGCAGTTTCACCAGTGTATGA
- the proC gene encoding pyrroline-5-carboxylate reductase, translating into METVVAVLGAGKIGKAFISAVLRSAWGKVIATARSENSLAEAARLGALATRDNREAVKKAGIVVLSVKPFHFPQLLREVGGDVWEGKLVVSVMAGVKLSTLASVLEGAEVYRAMPNLNAYVGLSSTAVACNGRCERAQLVEQFLGLLGRVYWVPEEYLDVWTGLAGSGPAFISEIVDALAMGAVAAGLSRELAYMAVLDVLEGTAQLLRSRVGVHPAQLRDEVATPAGTTIRGLMVLESEGVKAALMKVVEEAARRSRVIGLEVDEKVQSELEKVFLYGARKRK; encoded by the coding sequence GTGGAAACAGTAGTCGCTGTGCTCGGCGCCGGGAAGATCGGGAAGGCTTTCATCTCGGCTGTTCTGCGCAGCGCTTGGGGCAAAGTTATCGCAACTGCGCGGAGCGAAAACTCGCTGGCCGAGGCTGCCAGGCTCGGGGCTCTGGCCACGAGGGACAACAGGGAAGCTGTTAAGAAAGCGGGGATCGTGGTGCTCTCGGTGAAGCCGTTCCACTTCCCGCAGCTGCTGCGGGAGGTTGGTGGAGACGTTTGGGAGGGGAAGCTCGTTGTCTCCGTGATGGCCGGCGTGAAGCTGAGCACTCTGGCTAGCGTGCTCGAGGGCGCGGAGGTTTACCGCGCTATGCCTAACCTCAACGCTTACGTGGGCTTATCGTCGACAGCTGTCGCCTGCAACGGTAGGTGTGAGCGCGCGCAGCTGGTCGAGCAGTTTCTCGGCTTGCTGGGCAGGGTGTACTGGGTCCCTGAAGAATACCTCGACGTGTGGACCGGGCTGGCTGGCAGCGGGCCGGCCTTCATTTCCGAGATTGTGGATGCGCTCGCCATGGGGGCTGTGGCCGCGGGGCTGAGCAGAGAGCTCGCCTACATGGCTGTGCTCGACGTGCTGGAGGGTACCGCTCAGCTTCTCAGGAGCCGGGTAGGCGTTCACCCGGCTCAGCTCAGGGACGAGGTGGCGACTCCCGCCGGGACCACTATCCGCGGGCTCATGGTGCTGGAGTCGGAGGGGGTGAAAGCCGCTTTGATGAAAGTCGTTGAGGAGGCAGCGAGAAGGTCGCGGGTGATAGGGCTGGAGGTCGATGAGAAAGTTCAGTCGGAGCTCGAGAAAGTGTTCCTCTACGGGGCTCGGAAAAGGAAATAA
- a CDS encoding phosphatase PAP2 family protein: MKAVKLSRLAYTLAALLLVSPLLAQAVGFGDKYWEIITDLGDEPAYVALATILYVGISRELGAVALLSLITSAWVNVYLKNLFALPRPPRELWKVEASGYGFPSGHAQTSSAFWVSVGFMLRSIPVLVLGAAIVALVAASRVALGVHYVHDVVGGAVLGSLIAWLTATALRRRELDGTRPAAALAAYGFAIPLLYLIYPDPTFVKMGGVALGFSAYPLARRHLSHNASALIRLAVTALVLVAAFALTRFFDKQVPVLQFAGYALTTLLIVLSPALYKLRR; encoded by the coding sequence ATGAAGGCGGTGAAGCTGAGCCGGCTCGCTTACACCCTCGCCGCGCTTCTCCTCGTATCACCCCTCCTGGCTCAAGCGGTAGGCTTCGGAGACAAGTACTGGGAGATTATCACTGATCTCGGCGACGAGCCTGCATACGTCGCGCTAGCAACAATCCTGTACGTGGGTATCTCGAGAGAGCTTGGCGCGGTAGCTCTCCTCTCGCTGATCACTTCAGCATGGGTGAATGTCTACCTGAAGAACCTGTTCGCGCTGCCCCGCCCTCCGAGGGAGCTGTGGAAGGTAGAGGCAAGCGGCTACGGCTTTCCGAGCGGCCACGCTCAAACCTCTTCCGCTTTCTGGGTTTCCGTGGGGTTCATGCTCCGCAGCATTCCCGTGCTCGTCCTAGGAGCAGCTATCGTCGCACTCGTAGCAGCTTCACGGGTTGCTCTCGGCGTCCACTACGTGCACGACGTGGTGGGCGGAGCCGTGCTCGGCTCACTCATCGCGTGGCTCACGGCCACCGCTCTCAGGCGCAGAGAGCTGGATGGTACGCGGCCGGCAGCCGCGCTCGCAGCTTACGGCTTCGCAATCCCCCTGCTCTACTTAATCTACCCTGACCCCACTTTCGTCAAGATGGGAGGCGTGGCTCTCGGCTTCTCAGCGTACCCTCTAGCTAGGCGCCACCTGAGCCACAACGCCTCCGCGCTCATCCGCCTAGCGGTCACCGCCTTGGTTCTCGTGGCTGCTTTCGCGCTAACCCGCTTCTTCGACAAGCAGGTGCCCGTCCTCCAGTTCGCTGGCTACGCGCTGACGACCCTCCTAATAGTGCTGTCCCCAGCATTGTACAAGCTGCGCAGGTAG
- a CDS encoding dipeptide epimerase — protein MKIEAYIHRVPLLEPFRIATGVSLESRTILIRLLDGELEGWGEACPSRNVLGETLEDSVESLRRAARLIAESDYSSLERIYEFVSSLEATSSVKAAVDMALLDLYAKSLGKPLWRVLGGYRDEVETDITIGIMEPGEMAERAARYVERGFRILKLKLGEDPEKDIERVKAVRDAVGEGVRIRVDANQGWSVEQALRTIDRIASYEVELVEQPTRWDDLEGLAEIRAESPLPIALDETVKTPEDALTVIRAEAADIVNIKLMKSQGILGAVRIASICEAAGVENMIGCFGESRVGMTAAVHFSQAIRNVKYYDLDCDLLVAESLVTGGASIDKGVRKTPEEPGLGRFSFRWDRLTRIL, from the coding sequence GTGAAGATCGAGGCATACATCCACCGGGTACCTCTTCTAGAGCCTTTCAGGATCGCTACAGGCGTCTCCCTAGAGAGCAGAACCATCCTCATACGCCTCCTGGACGGCGAGCTCGAGGGATGGGGCGAGGCCTGCCCTTCGAGGAACGTTTTGGGCGAGACGCTCGAGGATAGCGTCGAGTCACTTCGCAGAGCCGCGCGCCTAATTGCCGAGAGCGACTACTCGAGCCTCGAGAGGATCTACGAGTTCGTCAGCAGCCTAGAAGCAACTTCCTCAGTTAAGGCGGCGGTCGACATGGCTCTCTTAGACCTTTACGCTAAGAGCCTCGGGAAGCCCCTCTGGAGGGTCCTGGGAGGCTACAGGGACGAGGTGGAGACAGACATCACAATAGGCATCATGGAGCCCGGCGAGATGGCTGAGCGCGCTGCAAGGTACGTGGAGAGAGGCTTCCGCATCCTGAAGCTGAAGCTCGGCGAGGATCCGGAGAAGGATATCGAGCGCGTGAAAGCTGTGCGGGATGCTGTCGGCGAGGGAGTTAGAATCCGGGTGGACGCGAACCAGGGGTGGAGCGTCGAGCAAGCGCTGAGAACGATAGACAGGATAGCGTCTTACGAAGTGGAGCTGGTTGAGCAGCCGACGAGGTGGGATGACCTCGAGGGCTTAGCGGAAATACGGGCTGAGAGCCCCTTGCCGATAGCGCTCGACGAGACTGTGAAAACTCCAGAGGACGCCCTCACCGTTATCCGCGCGGAAGCCGCAGATATCGTGAACATCAAGCTGATGAAGTCGCAGGGCATCCTCGGGGCGGTTAGGATCGCTAGCATCTGCGAGGCAGCTGGGGTCGAGAACATGATCGGGTGCTTCGGAGAGTCCCGCGTGGGTATGACGGCGGCGGTCCACTTCTCACAAGCCATCAGGAACGTTAAGTACTACGACCTCGACTGCGACCTACTGGTAGCGGAGAGCCTCGTCACCGGTGGAGCTTCGATCGATAAAGGTGTGAGAAAAACGCCGGAGGAGCCGGGCCTAGGCCGCTTCAGCTTCCGGTGGGATAGGCTCACCAGGATCCTCTAG
- a CDS encoding cyclophilin-like family protein, translating to MYLRITFGERLEIPAFIENPQFHEPIRRALPASSQARVWKEEVYFPTEISLSGPMVTRVPEGSLAYWPPEKALCLFSWASQPYGPVLKLGWFLGPKQNIFDVEEGDGVRVDELKREGYSERLWSIADQLQRGGFLAAPRSWEGVESVVGAYVKHEVRVGFEVMVEDFGFVIESDPLYLRDFSVVDESLRRALQWAKVVRSRVDVSEDGFVVLSEFAATPAELVDAASQLVQDYVKVLDIIRLK from the coding sequence GTGTACCTGAGAATAACGTTCGGCGAGAGGCTCGAGATTCCAGCTTTCATCGAGAACCCCCAGTTTCACGAGCCCATCAGGCGCGCGCTGCCCGCGAGCTCGCAAGCCAGGGTCTGGAAGGAGGAGGTTTACTTCCCCACGGAGATCAGCCTGAGCGGCCCCATGGTCACTCGGGTTCCCGAGGGTTCTCTAGCCTACTGGCCCCCGGAGAAAGCTCTCTGCCTCTTCAGCTGGGCTAGCCAGCCTTACGGGCCGGTGCTCAAGCTGGGGTGGTTTCTCGGCCCGAAGCAGAATATCTTCGACGTCGAGGAGGGTGACGGGGTTAGAGTTGATGAGCTTAAGCGCGAGGGGTACAGCGAGCGCTTGTGGAGCATCGCTGACCAGCTCCAGCGCGGGGGCTTCCTGGCGGCGCCGAGGAGCTGGGAGGGCGTCGAGAGCGTGGTGGGCGCTTACGTAAAGCATGAAGTTAGGGTTGGGTTCGAGGTCATGGTGGAGGACTTCGGCTTCGTGATCGAGTCAGACCCCCTCTACCTGAGGGACTTCTCGGTCGTGGACGAGTCTCTGAGGCGCGCCCTGCAGTGGGCTAAGGTTGTGAGGAGCAGAGTCGACGTGAGCGAGGACGGTTTCGTCGTGCTCTCAGAGTTCGCCGCCACTCCAGCGGAGCTCGTGGACGCTGCTAGCCAGCTAGTGCAAGACTACGTCAAGGTGCTGGACATCATACGCTTAAAGTAG